In the Nicotiana tabacum cultivar K326 chromosome 16, ASM71507v2, whole genome shotgun sequence genome, one interval contains:
- the LOC107765751 gene encoding putative ETHYLENE INSENSITIVE 3-like 4 protein isoform X1, which yields MMQFEEMTEPLSPIGEVEEPEEEENEEVISYDDLKRRMWKDQMLLQKLKSMRSSSKKESIDDESQQAKAQEQSRRKKTSRAQDSILMYMVKIMEVCGGQGFVFGIVPEKGKLVTGSSDSLRGWWKEKVKFEKNAPIAIAECLPGLLVQQQENDILDPSSSYMHLLEELQDATLGSLLSALMQHCIPPQRTFPLERGLSPPWWPTGKELWWRDQGLLALEQGPPPYRKPHDLNKAWKVSVLAAVIKHMSPDLGRMRRLVIKSKSLQNKMTAKETSTWCKVVNQEQALLELTQRALKISEEEDDKEDNLAFDGSTSTLRRNDMKRKSNFEHRAMNMEQDVFYACQNLNCAQSGLGLGFVDKNSRIEHEISCSHRDDQQRLNLSINSTTFSSLINEAQLKPHEESIFGREGEIIFQQDLMNNMEVERSSVNCHTQISDAVLENLKNFWGDNNVVLEQLDYDLTTNGNMNSNGTPSQDVDLNHDAATCIWDLAYDDRFKG from the coding sequence atgatgcagtTTGAAGAAATGACGGAGCCTTTGAGCCCAATTGGTGAAGTGGAAGAAccagaggaagaagaaaatgaagaagttatcAGCTACGATGATCTCAAGAGGCGCATGTGGAAGGACCAGATGTTGTTGCAGAAGCTCAAGTCTATGCGAAGCAGCAGCAAAAAAGAGAGTATTGATGATGAGTCACAACAGGCAAAGGCGCAAGAACAATCTCGCAGGAAAAAGACGTCCAGAGCTCAAGATTCTATTCTCATGTACATGGTAAAAATCATGGAGGTGTGCGGAGGTCAAGGCTTTGTATTTGGGATAGTGCCAGAGAAGGGGAAGCTAGTAACTGGCTCTTCAGATAGCTTGCGAGGTTGGTGGAAGGAGAAAGTGAAGTTCGAGAAGAATGCCCCTATTGCCATTGCTGAATGCTTGCCCGGATTACTGGTGCAGCAGCAGGAGAATGATATATTGGATCCTTCCTCCTCATATATGCATCTTCTTGAAGAACTGCAAGACGCAACTTTGGGCTCACTACTTTCTGCCCTGATGCAACACTGTATCCCTCCACAGCGAACGTTTCCTTTGGAGAGAGGATTAAGCCCACCTTGGTGGCCCACAGGGAAGGAACTGTGGTGGCGTGACCAAGGATTGTTGGCCCTAGAACAAGGCCCACCACCTTATAGGAAGCCCCATGATTTGAACAAGGCATGGAAGGTTAGTGTTTTGGCTGCAGTTATCAAACATATGTCTCCTGATTTAGGCAGGATGAGGAGGTTGGTGATTAAGTCCAAGAGCTTGCAAAACAAGATGACTGCTAAAGAAACATCTACTTGGTGTAAAGTTGTTAACCAAGAACAAGCCCTTCTCGAGCTCACTCAAAGGGCCCTCAAGATTTCAGAAGAGGAAGATGACAAAGAGGATAATCTTGCTTTTGATGGATCTACTAGTACTTTGAGAAgaaatgacatgaaaaggaagtCCAACTTTGAGCACCGTGCCATGAACATGGAACAGGATGTATTTTACgcatgccaaaacttgaactgcgcACAGAGTGGTTTAGGTTTGGGATTTGtggacaagaattcaagaatcgAACATGAGATAAGCTGTTCCCATCGTGATGATCAGCAACGACTTAATTTGTCCATCAACAGTACTACTTTTTCTAGCTTGATTAATGAGGCACAATTGAAGCCACATGAAGAAAGTATATTCGGTAGAGAAGGGGAGATTATTTTCCAACAAGATTTGATGAACAATATGGAGGTAGAAAGGAGCTCTGTAAACTGCCATACACAAATATCAGACGCGGTTCTGGAGAATTTGAAAAACTTTTGGGGAGACAATAATGTTGTCCTTGAACAGCTGGATTATGATCTGACAACTAATGGGAACATGAACTCAAATGGAACTCCATCACAAGATGTTGATCTAAATCATGACGCTGCAACTTGTATTTGGGATCTGGCTTATGATGATAGATTTAAAGGTTGA
- the LOC107765751 gene encoding putative ETHYLENE INSENSITIVE 3-like 4 protein isoform X2: MTEPLSPIGEVEEPEEEENEEVISYDDLKRRMWKDQMLLQKLKSMRSSSKKESIDDESQQAKAQEQSRRKKTSRAQDSILMYMVKIMEVCGGQGFVFGIVPEKGKLVTGSSDSLRGWWKEKVKFEKNAPIAIAECLPGLLVQQQENDILDPSSSYMHLLEELQDATLGSLLSALMQHCIPPQRTFPLERGLSPPWWPTGKELWWRDQGLLALEQGPPPYRKPHDLNKAWKVSVLAAVIKHMSPDLGRMRRLVIKSKSLQNKMTAKETSTWCKVVNQEQALLELTQRALKISEEEDDKEDNLAFDGSTSTLRRNDMKRKSNFEHRAMNMEQDVFYACQNLNCAQSGLGLGFVDKNSRIEHEISCSHRDDQQRLNLSINSTTFSSLINEAQLKPHEESIFGREGEIIFQQDLMNNMEVERSSVNCHTQISDAVLENLKNFWGDNNVVLEQLDYDLTTNGNMNSNGTPSQDVDLNHDAATCIWDLAYDDRFKG, translated from the coding sequence ATGACGGAGCCTTTGAGCCCAATTGGTGAAGTGGAAGAAccagaggaagaagaaaatgaagaagttatcAGCTACGATGATCTCAAGAGGCGCATGTGGAAGGACCAGATGTTGTTGCAGAAGCTCAAGTCTATGCGAAGCAGCAGCAAAAAAGAGAGTATTGATGATGAGTCACAACAGGCAAAGGCGCAAGAACAATCTCGCAGGAAAAAGACGTCCAGAGCTCAAGATTCTATTCTCATGTACATGGTAAAAATCATGGAGGTGTGCGGAGGTCAAGGCTTTGTATTTGGGATAGTGCCAGAGAAGGGGAAGCTAGTAACTGGCTCTTCAGATAGCTTGCGAGGTTGGTGGAAGGAGAAAGTGAAGTTCGAGAAGAATGCCCCTATTGCCATTGCTGAATGCTTGCCCGGATTACTGGTGCAGCAGCAGGAGAATGATATATTGGATCCTTCCTCCTCATATATGCATCTTCTTGAAGAACTGCAAGACGCAACTTTGGGCTCACTACTTTCTGCCCTGATGCAACACTGTATCCCTCCACAGCGAACGTTTCCTTTGGAGAGAGGATTAAGCCCACCTTGGTGGCCCACAGGGAAGGAACTGTGGTGGCGTGACCAAGGATTGTTGGCCCTAGAACAAGGCCCACCACCTTATAGGAAGCCCCATGATTTGAACAAGGCATGGAAGGTTAGTGTTTTGGCTGCAGTTATCAAACATATGTCTCCTGATTTAGGCAGGATGAGGAGGTTGGTGATTAAGTCCAAGAGCTTGCAAAACAAGATGACTGCTAAAGAAACATCTACTTGGTGTAAAGTTGTTAACCAAGAACAAGCCCTTCTCGAGCTCACTCAAAGGGCCCTCAAGATTTCAGAAGAGGAAGATGACAAAGAGGATAATCTTGCTTTTGATGGATCTACTAGTACTTTGAGAAgaaatgacatgaaaaggaagtCCAACTTTGAGCACCGTGCCATGAACATGGAACAGGATGTATTTTACgcatgccaaaacttgaactgcgcACAGAGTGGTTTAGGTTTGGGATTTGtggacaagaattcaagaatcgAACATGAGATAAGCTGTTCCCATCGTGATGATCAGCAACGACTTAATTTGTCCATCAACAGTACTACTTTTTCTAGCTTGATTAATGAGGCACAATTGAAGCCACATGAAGAAAGTATATTCGGTAGAGAAGGGGAGATTATTTTCCAACAAGATTTGATGAACAATATGGAGGTAGAAAGGAGCTCTGTAAACTGCCATACACAAATATCAGACGCGGTTCTGGAGAATTTGAAAAACTTTTGGGGAGACAATAATGTTGTCCTTGAACAGCTGGATTATGATCTGACAACTAATGGGAACATGAACTCAAATGGAACTCCATCACAAGATGTTGATCTAAATCATGACGCTGCAACTTGTATTTGGGATCTGGCTTATGATGATAGATTTAAAGGTTGA